One Paraburkholderia aromaticivorans genomic region harbors:
- the mlaD gene encoding outer membrane lipid asymmetry maintenance protein MlaD gives MKKTAALDFWVGLFVVLGFVALLFLALKAGNMSSLSFQATYPVKLKFDNIGGLKARAPVKSAGVTVGRVASIGFDSNAYQALVTIDLDKQYQFPKDTSAKILTSGLLGEQYIGLEPGGDTEMLKAGDTISMTQSAIVLENLIGQFLYSKAADSGASKSGAAAGTPAPAPAAAPSLPASGAAAQ, from the coding sequence ATGAAAAAGACTGCTGCTCTCGACTTCTGGGTCGGCCTGTTCGTGGTGTTGGGTTTTGTGGCGTTGCTGTTTCTCGCGCTGAAGGCCGGCAACATGAGCTCGTTGTCGTTCCAGGCAACTTATCCGGTCAAGCTCAAGTTCGACAATATCGGCGGACTGAAGGCGCGCGCGCCCGTGAAGAGCGCGGGTGTAACGGTCGGCCGCGTCGCTTCGATCGGCTTCGACAGCAACGCGTACCAGGCGCTCGTCACGATCGACCTCGACAAGCAATACCAGTTTCCCAAAGACACCTCGGCGAAGATCCTGACTTCGGGTCTGCTCGGCGAGCAATACATCGGGCTCGAACCCGGCGGCGACACCGAAATGCTCAAGGCGGGCGACACCATCTCCATGACGCAATCGGCGATCGTGCTGGAAAACCTCATCGGCCAATTTCTGTACAGCAAGGCCGCGGATTCGGGTGCGTCCAAGTCTGGCGCGGCGGCGGGCACGCCCGCGCCCGCGCCCGCTGCGGCGCCGAGCCTGCCCGCCTCCGGCGCGGCCGCTCAATAA
- a CDS encoding MlaC/ttg2D family ABC transporter substrate-binding protein, with protein sequence MKKFFLIPLFAALFSFASVGASAQTVDTNSPDGMIKTITQQVIDAIRADKSIQQGDISHITQLVNEKILPYTDFRRTTQLAMGRNWRTATPEQQNAVVEQFKMLLIRTYSGALAQVRDQQIQYKPFRMNPDDTDTVVRSVVMNNGSPIELDYRLYKTPQGWRVYDINVLGAWLIQAYQQQFNEQIQQKGVDGLIQFLTQRNQQLAAGKQS encoded by the coding sequence ATGAAAAAATTCTTCCTGATTCCGCTGTTCGCCGCGTTGTTCTCGTTTGCCAGTGTTGGCGCTTCGGCACAAACGGTCGACACCAATTCTCCCGACGGCATGATCAAGACCATCACCCAGCAGGTGATCGACGCAATTCGTGCAGACAAGTCGATCCAGCAGGGCGACATCTCGCACATCACGCAGCTGGTCAACGAAAAGATCCTGCCGTACACGGATTTCCGCCGCACTACGCAACTGGCCATGGGCCGCAACTGGCGCACCGCTACGCCGGAGCAGCAAAACGCGGTGGTCGAGCAGTTCAAGATGCTGCTGATCCGTACGTACTCGGGCGCGCTGGCTCAGGTGCGCGATCAGCAGATCCAGTACAAGCCGTTCCGCATGAACCCGGACGACACCGACACGGTGGTGCGCTCGGTCGTGATGAACAACGGCTCGCCGATCGAACTCGACTACCGTCTCTACAAGACGCCGCAAGGCTGGCGCGTGTATGACATCAACGTGCTCGGCGCATGGCTGATCCAGGCATACCAGCAGCAGTTCAACGAGCAGATCCAGCAGAAGGGCGTGGACGGACTGATCCAGTTCCTCACGCAGCGCAACCAGCAACTCGCTGCGGGCAAGCAGTCGTGA
- a CDS encoding STAS domain-containing protein, giving the protein MSEVLSPVVSRFESGATLIHASANAALAAGLQRIAAGANGVDCAPLAQFDSSALAVLLAWQRAAQARGAAFEIVNLPAGLASLAQAYGVDILLSARH; this is encoded by the coding sequence GTGAGCGAAGTGTTGAGCCCCGTCGTCAGCCGCTTCGAGAGCGGCGCGACGCTGATCCACGCGAGCGCGAATGCCGCGCTCGCGGCGGGTTTGCAGCGTATCGCGGCGGGCGCGAACGGCGTGGACTGCGCACCGCTCGCGCAGTTCGATTCGTCCGCGCTGGCCGTCCTCCTCGCGTGGCAGCGTGCCGCCCAGGCACGCGGCGCCGCGTTCGAGATCGTCAATCTGCCGGCTGGTCTCGCCAGTCTTGCGCAAGCCTACGGCGTCGATATTCTCTTGTCGGCGCGACATTGA
- the thiS gene encoding sulfur carrier protein ThiS, which translates to MDIHINQKPLSLPEGATVADALAAFGARPPFAVALNGDFVARTQHAARALQAGDKLDVVQPVAGG; encoded by the coding sequence ATGGACATTCATATCAATCAGAAGCCGTTGTCGCTGCCCGAAGGCGCAACTGTCGCCGACGCGCTCGCCGCGTTCGGCGCACGTCCGCCGTTCGCGGTTGCGCTGAACGGCGACTTCGTGGCGCGCACCCAGCATGCGGCGCGCGCACTGCAGGCGGGCGACAAGCTCGATGTCGTGCAACCCGTGGCCGGCGGCTGA
- a CDS encoding MlaA family lipoprotein, giving the protein MQTTRISGARAFQVGKFAVAAALLAGCSTVQTPTQGDPLEGLNRTIFTVNDKLDQYALKPVAKGYVFITPQPVRDSVTNFFSNIGDVYIAANNLLQLKITDGVEDIMRIVINTVFGVGGLFDVATLAKLPKHDNDLGLTLGHYGVPAGPYLVLPLFGPSTVRDAVGSIGNYYVNPLSYIHPDGLSWALYGLNVVNTRANLLNAGDVLEGAALDKYSFVRSAYLQRRQYLLSDDKQSQALPNYGDEAPLPKYDDVDTGAAGAAAGAATGAAGTQGAAAAKAAPASGATAATPPQAASGTAAVPEAASGSSETPPLDLNGGPETTQIPAGQLVPPSRFNFPSFKLR; this is encoded by the coding sequence ATGCAGACCACACGCATCAGCGGCGCGCGCGCCTTCCAGGTCGGCAAGTTTGCGGTAGCCGCAGCGTTGCTCGCCGGCTGTTCGACGGTGCAGACGCCGACCCAGGGCGATCCGCTCGAAGGCTTGAACCGCACGATCTTCACCGTCAACGACAAGCTCGATCAATACGCGCTCAAGCCGGTCGCGAAGGGCTACGTGTTCATCACGCCGCAGCCGGTGCGCGACAGCGTGACGAACTTCTTCTCGAACATCGGCGACGTCTACATTGCGGCGAACAACCTGCTGCAGTTGAAGATCACCGACGGTGTCGAAGACATCATGCGGATCGTGATCAACACGGTGTTCGGCGTCGGCGGTCTGTTCGACGTGGCGACGCTCGCCAAGCTGCCCAAGCACGACAACGACCTCGGCCTCACGCTCGGCCACTATGGCGTGCCGGCGGGTCCGTACCTCGTGTTGCCGCTGTTCGGGCCGAGTACCGTGCGCGACGCGGTTGGCTCGATCGGTAACTACTATGTGAATCCGCTCAGCTACATTCATCCGGATGGGCTGAGCTGGGCGTTGTACGGCCTGAACGTCGTCAACACGCGCGCGAATCTACTGAACGCCGGCGATGTGCTGGAAGGCGCCGCGCTCGACAAATACTCGTTCGTGCGTAGTGCCTATCTGCAACGCCGTCAGTACCTGCTGTCGGACGACAAGCAGTCGCAGGCGCTGCCCAACTATGGCGACGAAGCACCGCTGCCGAAGTACGACGACGTCGACACCGGCGCGGCGGGTGCGGCGGCAGGCGCCGCGACCGGCGCGGCGGGCACGCAGGGTGCTGCTGCCGCGAAGGCGGCGCCGGCTTCGGGTGCGACTGCGGCCACGCCGCCGCAAGCGGCGTCGGGCACGGCGGCTGTTCCTGAGGCTGCTTCGGGCAGCTCCGAGACACCGCCGCTCGACCTGAACGGCGGCCCTGAAACGACGCAGATTCCGGCCGGCCAGTTGGTTCCGCCCTCGCGTTTCAACTTTCCGTCATTCAAATTGCGTTGA
- the mlaE gene encoding lipid asymmetry maintenance ABC transporter permease subunit MlaE, translating into MISAIGRSVIDGLGTAGYATRFFFRLLLEFFPLLRRPRLVTKQIHFVGNYSLVIIAVSGLFVGFVLGLQGYYTLNRYGSEQALGLLVALSLVRELGPVVTALLFAGRAGTSLTAEIGLMKAGEQLTAMEMMAVDPVKVVIAPRLWAGIISMPILAAIFSAVGVFGGYVVGVLLIGVDAGAFWSQMQGGVDVWRDVGAGVVKSVVFGLAVTFIALFQGYEAKPTPEGVSRATTKTVVYASLAVLGLDFLLTALMFS; encoded by the coding sequence ATGATCAGTGCGATCGGCCGCTCGGTGATCGACGGACTGGGCACAGCCGGCTACGCCACGCGCTTTTTCTTCCGGCTGCTGCTCGAGTTTTTCCCGTTGTTGCGCCGTCCGCGTCTTGTCACGAAGCAGATCCACTTCGTAGGTAATTATTCGCTGGTGATCATTGCCGTGTCGGGTCTGTTCGTCGGCTTCGTGCTCGGCTTGCAGGGCTATTACACGCTGAACCGCTACGGCTCCGAGCAGGCGCTCGGCCTGCTGGTCGCGCTGTCGCTGGTGCGCGAGCTCGGCCCGGTGGTCACGGCGCTGCTGTTCGCCGGGCGCGCCGGGACGTCGCTCACCGCCGAGATCGGCTTGATGAAGGCAGGCGAGCAACTGACCGCGATGGAAATGATGGCCGTCGACCCGGTCAAGGTGGTGATCGCGCCGCGTCTGTGGGCCGGCATTATCTCGATGCCGATCCTCGCCGCGATCTTCAGCGCGGTCGGCGTGTTCGGTGGTTATGTGGTGGGCGTGCTGCTGATCGGCGTCGATGCCGGCGCGTTCTGGTCGCAGATGCAAGGCGGCGTCGATGTCTGGCGCGACGTCGGCGCCGGCGTCGTCAAGAGCGTGGTGTTCGGCCTCGCGGTGACGTTCATTGCACTGTTTCAAGGCTATGAAGCCAAGCCGACGCCGGAAGGCGTTTCGCGTGCCACGACCAAGACGGTCGTGTACGCGTCGCTTGCGGTGCTCGGCCTCGATTTTCTGCTGACCGCACTGATGTTCAGCTAA
- the thiE gene encoding thiamine phosphate synthase, whose amino-acid sequence MTQTLTLKDRDLFWPPADELTEAAERIRARLGDWPPTHAPWRICLTAPDEPNGGDLIVIADAQQHGEQVARWLVRGAGVIEAAEDKATLHLGGEKYRLEGHLAEDWIVALAAFLDCGFDPHDALVLALAWRDGDETRADDAFPADLSRFPRLAGLPDAPAQAFARCPDRLGLYPVLPTAEWVERVVGFGVKTVQLRRKSAEPADELKREIARCVAAGRQHDAQVFINDHWQAALEAGAYGVHLGQEDVHTADLAALAAGGVRLGLSTHGFYEILKALHFRPSYIALGAVFPTTTKVMPTAPQGLRRLARYVRLLDGVVPLVAIGGIDLQVLPDVLATGVGCAAVVRAVTEAADPAAAVSALQQGFTR is encoded by the coding sequence ATGACGCAGACTTTGACCTTGAAAGACCGCGACCTTTTCTGGCCGCCCGCCGACGAACTCACCGAAGCCGCCGAGCGCATTCGCGCCCGGCTGGGCGACTGGCCGCCGACGCATGCGCCGTGGCGCATCTGCCTGACCGCGCCGGACGAACCGAACGGCGGCGACCTGATCGTGATCGCCGACGCGCAGCAGCATGGCGAGCAGGTGGCGCGCTGGCTGGTGCGGGGCGCCGGCGTGATCGAAGCCGCCGAGGACAAGGCCACGCTGCATCTGGGCGGCGAAAAATACCGCCTCGAAGGCCATCTGGCGGAAGACTGGATTGTCGCGCTGGCGGCGTTCCTCGACTGCGGCTTCGACCCGCATGACGCGCTGGTGCTGGCGCTGGCCTGGCGCGACGGCGACGAAACCCGTGCCGACGACGCCTTTCCCGCCGATCTCAGCCGTTTCCCGCGTCTCGCCGGCTTGCCCGACGCGCCGGCGCAGGCGTTCGCGCGCTGCCCGGACCGGCTGGGGCTGTATCCGGTGCTGCCGACGGCGGAATGGGTCGAGCGGGTGGTGGGCTTCGGCGTGAAGACGGTGCAGTTGCGCCGCAAATCGGCCGAACCCGCCGACGAGCTGAAGCGCGAAATCGCCCGCTGCGTGGCCGCCGGCCGTCAGCACGACGCTCAGGTGTTCATCAACGACCACTGGCAGGCCGCGCTCGAAGCCGGCGCGTACGGTGTCCACCTCGGTCAGGAAGACGTGCATACGGCGGATCTCGCCGCGCTCGCCGCGGGCGGCGTCCGGCTCGGCCTGTCGACCCACGGTTTCTACGAGATTCTGAAAGCACTGCATTTCCGGCCGAGCTACATTGCACTGGGTGCGGTGTTCCCGACCACTACCAAGGTCATGCCGACCGCGCCGCAGGGCCTCAGACGTCTAGCCCGTTACGTGCGCTTGCTCGACGGCGTCGTGCCGCTGGTGGCGATCGGCGGGATCGACCTGCAGGTGCTGCCCGACGTGCTGGCGACGGGTGTCGGCTGCGCGGCCGTCGTGCGGGCGGTGACGGAGGCGGCGGATCCGGCTGCCGCCGTTTCTGCATTGCAGCAAGGGTTTACGCGATAA
- a CDS encoding thiazole synthase — translation MTSPKTADALTLYGQTFASRVLLGTSRYPSLQSLSDSIDAARPGMVTVALRRQMNEGGAEAGFFDLLKRRGVPLLPNTAGCLTVGEAVTTAHMAREIFETEWIKLELIGDDYTLQPDPVGLIEAAAQLVKDGFKVLPYCTEDLVIGRRLLDAGCEALMPWGAPIGTGKGVINPYGLRVLRERLPDVPLIVDAGLGVPSHAAQVMEWGFDGVLLNTAVSQATHPDAMARAFALGVEAGRQAFLAGPMAERESAHASTPVVGMPFWHQDGSAA, via the coding sequence ATGACTTCCCCAAAAACCGCCGACGCGCTCACGCTCTACGGCCAGACCTTCGCGAGCCGCGTGCTGCTCGGCACCTCGCGCTATCCGTCGCTGCAATCGCTGTCCGATTCGATCGACGCCGCACGGCCCGGCATGGTGACCGTCGCGCTGCGCCGGCAGATGAACGAGGGCGGCGCGGAAGCCGGCTTCTTCGACCTGCTCAAGCGCCGCGGCGTGCCGCTACTGCCGAACACGGCCGGCTGCCTGACCGTCGGCGAGGCGGTGACGACCGCGCATATGGCGCGCGAAATCTTCGAAACCGAGTGGATCAAGCTCGAACTGATCGGCGACGACTACACGCTGCAGCCCGACCCGGTCGGCCTGATCGAAGCGGCCGCGCAACTGGTCAAGGACGGCTTCAAGGTGCTGCCGTATTGCACGGAAGACCTGGTGATCGGCCGCCGTCTGCTGGACGCCGGTTGTGAAGCGCTGATGCCGTGGGGCGCGCCGATTGGCACCGGCAAGGGCGTGATCAATCCATATGGCCTGCGTGTGTTGCGTGAGCGGCTGCCGGACGTGCCGCTGATCGTCGACGCCGGTCTCGGCGTGCCGTCGCACGCGGCGCAGGTGATGGAATGGGGTTTCGACGGCGTGTTGCTGAACACCGCCGTTTCGCAGGCCACCCACCCCGACGCGATGGCGCGCGCCTTCGCGCTGGGTGTCGAAGCGGGCCGCCAGGCTTTTCTGGCGGGGCCGATGGCCGAGCGCGAAAGCGCGCACGCGAGCACGCCGGTGGTCGGCATGCCGTTCTGGCATCAAGACGGGAGCGCCGCATGA
- a CDS encoding FAD-dependent oxidoreductase, producing the protein MTRPAQPDFAVLGGGLCGRLVAWRLAGQGHRVALYERGDAAGTQSAAWVAAAMLAPLAEAASAELLITRLGASSLDTWPQVLAELPEPVFFQRNGTLVVWHHADRTEAPLFERRVRSNAPAELLNGGFVTLAGAQLGAAEPALAGRFNQGWLLPREGQLDNRQVLTALAAGLAQRGVDTHWNTPVDERALPPARITIDCRGLGAKPVLPTLRGIRGEVARVHAPGIKLTRPVRLLHPRYPLYIAPKQDDLYVIGATEVEGEDMSPVSVRSALELLSAAFSVHPGFGEARILELNSQCRPTLPDHRPALLWDGAQTLRVNGLYRHGYMIVPEVADEAVRFAAALLDGRIGDADAFADWQRDARWSELFQLDSAREPA; encoded by the coding sequence ATGACGCGTCCTGCACAACCCGATTTCGCCGTGCTCGGCGGTGGCCTGTGCGGGAGGCTGGTGGCGTGGCGGCTCGCCGGTCAGGGGCATCGCGTGGCGCTCTATGAGCGTGGCGATGCCGCCGGTACGCAATCGGCTGCGTGGGTCGCCGCGGCGATGCTGGCACCGCTCGCGGAAGCCGCCAGCGCTGAGCTGCTGATCACGCGCCTGGGCGCAAGTTCGCTCGATACCTGGCCACAAGTGCTTGCCGAGTTGCCCGAGCCGGTGTTCTTTCAGCGCAATGGCACGCTGGTCGTCTGGCATCACGCTGACCGCACCGAAGCACCGCTGTTCGAGCGCCGGGTGCGCTCGAATGCCCCGGCTGAGTTGCTGAACGGCGGCTTTGTCACCCTGGCGGGCGCGCAGCTCGGCGCCGCCGAGCCTGCTTTGGCGGGCCGCTTTAACCAAGGCTGGCTACTGCCGCGTGAAGGGCAATTGGATAACCGTCAGGTGCTGACCGCGCTCGCCGCGGGCCTCGCGCAGCGCGGTGTCGACACGCATTGGAATACGCCGGTCGACGAGCGTGCGCTGCCGCCCGCCCGCATTACGATCGACTGCCGCGGCCTCGGCGCCAAGCCCGTGCTGCCCACGTTGCGCGGTATTCGTGGCGAAGTCGCGCGGGTGCATGCGCCCGGTATCAAGCTGACGCGGCCGGTTCGGCTGCTGCATCCGCGCTATCCGCTCTACATCGCGCCGAAGCAGGACGATCTGTACGTGATCGGCGCCACCGAAGTGGAAGGCGAGGACATGTCGCCGGTCAGCGTGCGCTCCGCGCTCGAACTGCTGAGCGCGGCGTTTTCCGTGCATCCCGGCTTCGGCGAGGCACGCATCCTCGAACTGAATTCGCAGTGCCGCCCAACTCTGCCGGACCACCGTCCGGCCTTGCTGTGGGACGGCGCACAGACACTGCGCGTGAACGGCCTGTACCGGCACGGCTACATGATCGTGCCCGAAGTCGCCGACGAAGCCGTGCGCTTCGCCGCGGCGCTGCTCGACGGCCGCATCGGCGACGCCGATGCCTTCGCCGACTGGCAGCGCGATGCGCGCTGGAGCGAGCTTTTTCAACTGGATTCCGCGCGGGAGCCGGCATGA
- a CDS encoding ABC transporter ATP-binding protein, translating to MSSSPETLLELRDVDFGYGDRLVLSNLNLRFKRGQVVAVMGGSGCGKTTVLRLIGGLVRAQRGQILFQGQDVGRQTRDGLYALRRKMGMLFQFGALFTDMSVFENVAFALREHTDLPDELIRDLVLMKLNAVGLRGARDLLPSEISGGMARRVALARAIALDPELMMYDEPFAGLDPISLGITANLIRTLNQALGATSILVTHDVPESFAIADYVYFLANGGVHAEGTPAELRASTDPTVRQFIDGAPDGPFKFHYPSKTPLAADFGIGGGQS from the coding sequence GTGTCTTCCTCCCCCGAGACCCTACTCGAGCTGCGTGATGTCGACTTCGGTTATGGCGACCGGCTCGTCCTGTCGAACCTGAATCTGCGCTTCAAGCGCGGCCAGGTGGTCGCGGTCATGGGCGGGTCGGGTTGCGGCAAGACCACGGTGCTGCGTCTGATCGGCGGCCTGGTGCGCGCGCAGCGCGGCCAGATCCTGTTCCAGGGCCAGGACGTCGGCCGGCAAACGCGCGACGGCCTGTATGCACTGCGTCGCAAGATGGGCATGCTGTTCCAGTTCGGCGCGCTATTCACCGACATGTCCGTGTTCGAAAACGTCGCCTTCGCGCTGCGTGAACACACCGACCTCCCCGACGAATTGATCCGCGACCTCGTGTTGATGAAGCTCAACGCGGTCGGGTTGCGCGGCGCGCGCGATCTGCTGCCGTCGGAGATTTCGGGCGGCATGGCGCGGCGCGTGGCGCTGGCACGCGCCATCGCGCTCGATCCCGAATTGATGATGTACGACGAGCCGTTCGCCGGTCTCGACCCGATCTCGCTCGGCATCACCGCGAACCTGATTCGCACGCTGAATCAGGCGCTCGGCGCCACCTCGATCCTCGTCACGCACGACGTGCCGGAATCGTTCGCGATCGCCGACTACGTCTACTTTCTCGCCAACGGCGGGGTTCACGCCGAAGGCACGCCCGCCGAATTGCGGGCCTCGACCGATCCCACCGTGCGTCAATTCATCGACGGCGCGCCGGACGGCCCCTTCAAATTTCACTATCCCAGCAAGACGCCGCTCGCGGCGGACTTCGGCATCGGCGGAGGTCAGTCATGA